In Bradyrhizobium sp. 195, the sequence ACCATCGGCCTCACGGTGACGCTCTACATCAAGGTCCCCAAGGGCTATTTCCCGACCGACGATTCCGGCTTCGTCATCGGGGCCACGCGCGCCTCGGCCGACATCTCGTTCCAGTCGATGCTCGGCCTCCAGCAGCGGCTTGCCGACATCGTGATGCAGGATCCGGCCGTCGCCGGCATCGGCTCGACCGTCGGCGCCGGCGGCGGGCCGGGGGGAGCGACCTCGAACCGCGGCATCATGTATATCAGCCTGAAGCCGCCGGAGGAGCGCGACCACGTCTCGACGCAAGTCGTGATCGATCGTCTCAGGCGCGCGTTGTACCCCGTGCCCGGAATCCGCCTCTTCATGTTCGCCGCCCAGGACGTCCGTGCCGGCGGGCGGCAGAGCGATTCCGACTACCAGTACACGCTGACCAGCACCGACCTCAGTCTGCTGCAGAAGTGGGCGCCGATCGTCGCCAAGCGCATGGAGAGCGTCGAGGGGATCACCGACATCTCCAGCGACCGCGACCCCGGCGGACTTCAACTGACCTTGTCGATCGACCGCCAGAAGGCCTCGGCGCTCGGCGTCAGGGTTCAGGACATCGACAACGCGCTGAACAACGCCTTCTCGCAGCGGCAGATCTCGATCATCTACACCCAGCGCAACCAGTACATGACCGTGCTGGAGATCGATCCGAAATTCCAGGTCGATCCCTCCAACCTCGAGCGCATTTTCGTCGCGGGCGCAGGCGATGCGCAGGTGCCGCTGTCGGCCGTCGTGCACGCAACGCGCGGTCTTGCCGCGCTCGCGGTCTATCACTCGCAGTCGTTCCCCTCGACGACGGTTTCGTTCAACCTGTTGCCGGACGTGCAGCTTCAGGCGGCGACGCAAAACATCCAGCGGGCTGTCGAGGAGCTGCACATGCCCGAGGGCATCCGCGGCAGCTTCGACGGCAATGCCGGCGACTTCGCCAAGACCAGCGGCCGCCAGCCGCTGCTGATCCTCGGCGCGCTGGTGGCGATGTATATCGTGCTCGGGGTGCTCTATGAGAGCCTCGCCCATCCGCTCACGATCATCTCGACGCTGCCCTCGGCCGGGTTAGGGGCGCTGCTCGCCCTGCAGCTCACCAACACGCCGCTGACCGTGATCGCCTTCGTCGGCATCATCCTCTTGATCGGCATCGTCAAGAAGAACGGCATCATGATGGTCGATTTCGCGCTCGACGCCGAACGCCAGCGCGGCCTGTCTTCGGCGGAGGCGATCTTCGAGGCCTGCCAGGCGCGCTTCCGTCCGATCCTGATGACGACCATGGCGGCGCTGTTCGCCGGCATTCCGCTCGTGGTGGCGACCGGCCCCGGTACGGAGCTGCGCCGTCCGCTCGGCATCACCATCATCGGCGGCCTGTTCGTCTCGCAGATCCTGACGCTCTACACCACGCCCGTGATCTACCTCCTGATCGACCGCCTGCGGCGGCGGTCCGCGCCGCGCCCGCTGGCTGCGCCCGCGGAATAGGTTGTTGAAGGGCCACATCAAGCGTATAGCGGCGGCCATGTCGAAGCCGCCTGAAACCATCGCCGCCGCGCCGGCCGAGCCGATCCCCGAATGCCCGCATTGCCAGAAGCCGATGCCCCTGTGCATCTGCGACAGCGTCACCCCGATTGAAAACCGGCTGTCGCTCCTGATCCTCCAGCATCCGCAGGAGCAGGACAGGGCGCTCGGCACCGCGCGCCTGCTCGCCCGCCATTTCGCCGATGCCACGGTGAAAGTCGGCCTGTCCTGGCCGAGCCTGTCCAAGGCGCTGGGGCGGCCGGTCGAGAATGCCGCGCGCTGGGCCGTGCTCTATCTCGGCTCGGCGCGTGCCGCCGATCTCGAAGCCGAAGGCGAGATCGTCGCGCTCAACCGCAAGGGCGAGGTCGCGGACAACCAGCGCGCGATCCTGGGCAAGCTCGAAGGCGTCGTGCTGCTCGACGGCACCTGGAGCCAGGCCAAGGCACTGTGGTGGCGCAATCCCTGGATGCTCAAGTGCCAGCGCGTGATCCTCAACCCGGCGCATCCCTCGCGCTATGGGCGCCTGCGCAAGGAGCCGCGCAGCGACGGGCTCTCGACCATCGAGGCCGCGGCAACGATTCTCGCCGGTCTCGAGCGACGTCCCGACATCGCCGACACGCTGCATGCGAGTTTTGAACGGCTGTTGACACGCTACCGCGAGGTCCAGGCAGAGATGCCGGAATTGGCGCCAAAACCTGCGCCGAAGGGCCGGCGCGACTTCCGTCGGCGCAAACGAGCCTGACTTCGGCCCACTTGATCTGTACGGTTGATTGCACCGCGAGGCGCGGGCATTTTGAGGGCATCGATCGAAACCGGTCGCGATCCGCTTCCCTGTTGCGGCATCGGACAGCGGCATCCGAAGGGGCAGTCGAATTCAGGTCGCGGCGAAGGAAATTCTGACACAGGCGGCGCGGCCCGATCGTTGGGGCACGCTCGCGCTGATGGACATTTCGCTGCGCTACCGGCGAACCGTAATCGGCCCGCTCTGGATCACGCTGACCCTCGCTGCGACGATCGCGAGCGTCGGCACGGTCTATGCGGCACTGTTCAAGCAGGACATCGGCGCCTTCCTGCCGTCCTTCGCGGTCGGCCTGATCGTCTGGACCCTGATCGCCACGACGCTTCAGGAGGGCTCCAACATCTTCGTGGCGTCAGGTCATCTCATCAAGGCGGTGCCGGCGCCGCTGATCGTTCATGTCCTCCAGATGATCGCGCGCAACGTCCTCATCTTCGCGCATCACCTGGTGATCGTCGTGCTGCTCTATGTCGTGATGCCCTGGCCGCTGCACTGGAACATGCTGCTCGTGGTGCCCGGCTTTGCGATCCTGTTTCTCGTGCTGCTCGGTGGCGCGGTCGCGCTCGGCATGCTCTGTGCGCGTTTTCGCGACATTGGTTCGGCGATCGTCAGCGGCCTGCAGTTCATCTTCTTTCTCACACCGATCATCTGGACCGAGGACAGTGTGCGCGGCACCGCCTTTCACTGGCTGACGTGGGGCAATCCGTTTGCGACGCTGCTCGACCTCGTGCGCCGGCCGCTATTGTCGCAGCCGACCTCTGCGGAGCAATGGCTGCTGGGGGCGGTCTATGCGATCGTCGTGACCGTCATCGGCCTCGGCTGTTACGCAAGATACCGCCATCGCGTGGCGTATTGGCTGTGATGCGCGCATGACCACCACGGCCCACATCGTGCTACGCGACGTCTCGGTCACATTTCCGGTGCTGTCGTTTCGCGATCGTTCGCTGCGCAGCCGGTTCGTCAGCGCCGTGACGCTGCGGCGGAAGGCGGCGGTCTCGCACCTCATCACGGCCTTGAACGAGGTCAGCCTCGACATCCGCGCCGGCGACCGCCTCGCCATCATCGGCGCCAATGGCGCCGGCAAGACCACGCTGCTGCGGGTTCTCGCCGGCATCTACCATCCGACGGCGGGGAGCATCGATGTGCTCGGCCGCTGCCTGTCGCTGTTCGATCTGTCGGCCGGCTTCGACGAGGAAGCAACCGGCTACGAGAACATCATGCGGCGCGGCCTCGTGATCGGCGCGCGGCGCGCCGAGATCGATGCGCGTCGCGCGGAGATCGCCGAGTTCAGCGAGCTCGGCGACCGCCTCGATCTGCCGCTACGCACCTATTCCAGCGGCATGATGCTGCGCCTGATCTTCGCGGTCGCAACCGCGGTCGAGGGCGAGATCGTGCTGCTCGACGAATGGATCGGCGTCGGCGACCAACAGTTCCGCAACAAGGCGCGGCAGCGGCTCGACGAGATCGTCGCCCGTGCCGGCATCCTGGTGCTCGCCTCGCACGACGTCGAACTGATCAAGAGCACCTGCAACCGGGCGATCCTGCTGGAGCAGGGGCGGATTACGGCGGCAGGCACGACCGAGGAGATTCTCGGCCGTTATCTCGGCGGGCCGGGCGGGGCGAAGGTCTAGCGCTTCAAGCCGGGCATCAAGCTGCTGAAACTCGTCGGGAAAGTGGGACGAAGGCGGTTGCCTAAACCCTGCATCCTCTATATTGCTCCGCCCTTACGGGGCCACGTGGCGGAGTGGTTACGCAACGGTCTGCAAAACCGTGTACACCAGTTCAATTCTGGTCGTGGCCTCCATTACAAATCCCTGATCTTTCAGCAAAATTCGATCTCAGCGCAGGTTCCGCCGATCCTGTGCGGCCGTCCACCGAGGTGCGAGGGGGCTCGGTCACCGGATCTGCCCGGGACGTGCTGGAAACGCTGATTCACGCCCGCTGGCATAGAGTTCGCATCTGCGAAGTGATGCGACTTTCATCAACGAGCGCTGGAGCACCCCGTGGGCGATATCGTCCGATTTGTCCCGAAAACCGAGCTTGAGCGGGCTCGTCTCATCCGTGAGGCCCGCGCGATCTATGACAGCATCTTTCCATCGGCCGCATCCGAGCGGGCGACGCAGGATGGCGAGGATCGCGTCAAGACCTGATCGTTGCCGGGCCGGGTTTGAGCTCTAGCAAAACGCCCGCGGGCGCGCTGCGATCAACGGCGAAAGCAGCCTTCAGCAGGCCGCGTACCAGCCGTCGGGAAACGGCAGGAGAGGCCAGGCGCCCTCATTGTCATTGGCCGCATTGGGCGTCGCGTCAAAACTCCGCGAGCGGAGCACGAACTCCTTCTCCGGCGCGGCAGCGAAATCTTCAATGACCATGGCGTCCCGGACGGCGTCCAGCAGCAAATTGAATTCGGCTTCGCTTCTCATCGCACCCTCGCACAACGCGGATGGCGCAATGTCGCAAAGCCGGTTTGTTACCCGATTGACCTGATCATTCGCATTTTAACGATCCGGCGATCGGGCCCCAATTGGTTAGCGATTTCTAAATCCCCTGGGGATCCTAGGTTCCTCCGCTGCGCCGACAGTGTGAAAGAGATCACATCCTGAGCGGTTTATTTCTCCTACCCCTTCGCACACCGACCAATGCAGGCCGGGGCGGGCAGGGCAGACAGGAGATTGGTCATGAAGGCGAGGTTCTTGCGGTTTGCGGGTGTGAAGAGCCGGGCGCGCCGCGCCTCGACGGTTGGGCTCTTCCTCACATTGTTCGCCTCCGCCGCCCACGCGCAAGGGACGGCCGAACAGCGCCGGGCCTGCACGCCAGACGTCTACCGGCTCTGCGCCGGCGAAATCCCCAACGTCCGCGCCATCACGGCGTGCCTGCGGCGCAACCGCTCGAGCCTGAGCGAAGCCTGCCGCAGCGTGTTCGATCAGGCCGGCGGCTGAACGCAGCAGCCTGTGGTTTTGTGCGCAGCAAGTCGCCCGACCCGCTGAGGAATCCGCGAAATCGGCCCCTGTGGATATGCTGCGGACAGACTGTGGATCAGGGACATGGCGAACTCGCAGATCGCGTAGCCCCGGGTGCAGTTCGTAGGGTGGATTAGCGAAGCGTAATCCACCTCTTCTCCTGCCACTGCGGCAGACGCGGTGGATGGCGCCTTCGGCTAATCCACCCTACGCATGAGGAGATGAAGCAAAGCTCGGGCGAGAACCTCAGTCTGGTGCCCCGATGCTGCGCAGCACGAATTGATGCGCTGCAAAGCTGGAGCCCATGTGGCAGCATGCGTGCGGCTTCCTGGGTCCCGGCTTTGCGAAGCAGCGTAAGAATGCTGCGGTGCACCCGGGACACGGGAGCCTGGTGAGGTCGATCCAACGGTCCCTGCATTTCGTCTCAAATTGCAACCCGCGCGTGCAAGAAGTCTTGATCGGCTGTGATCTAGGGGTGAACGTGCGGCTTGAACGCGCGCCCTGACCACGGCGACCAATGGGAGAGTGCAAAAGGATCAGCGGAATGTGATCGCAGCTCCCCTTCCTAAAGCACCAAAATGGTGCTTTAGTGCTTTCCATGAGCCAGTCGCCCCGAAACGCGCCGTCCGCGCTGCGTTACAGGCTTGCCCCTGATCCGGCCGCCAAGGCCGCGCTGGAGGCGACGTTCAGGGCATATGACCGCATGATGGAGATCCTCGACGAGGTCGCGCGGAGCCACAATGTCGGTTCCAACGTCGTGCTGCTGCATGCCCACGCCTACGACCCGATCCGCAAACAGACCGCGCTGCCGTCGCGCCTGGTGACGCTGGGCCTGCGCGACCGCGCCGAATATCGCGCGGCGCAGGGCCGTCGTCTGCCGCTCGACGACAAGCTCGCCAAGATCAAGGGCCCGGCCACCATTTCGATTGCGACCGTGCAAGGGCGCTTCAGCGTGCCGTTCGACTATGCCGGCTATGCCGAGGGCTGGGGGCAGAGCGTGCCGGCGCGTCTGATCCGCACTGACGACGGTTTCGAAGTTCACTACGGCGTCACGCCGAACAGTCTGCCAGAGGAGGAGAACGCTATGGATACCATCGCTGCCGCTCCCGAAAATTTCCTGTCCCGGGTCGGACGCCTGATCGCCGGGATCGCCTATGACGCGATCGAGCAGGCGGAAGGCAAAAACAAGCTTGGGGTGGTCGGACAGGCCATCCGCGAGATCGAGCGCGCCGAGAGCGAGGCGCGCGATGCGCTCGGCGCTGCGCGTGCCGAGGAATACCGCCTCAACGCGCGCCGCACCGAGATCGAGCGCGAGATGGTCGATCTCGCGCCCAAGATCGAAGGGGCGATCACCGACGGGCGCGACGACCTCGCCCGCGCCGGCATCGCGCGGCAGATGGATCTGGAGGCGCAGTTCGAGGTGCTGTCCCGCGCCATCGACGAGAACAACGAGAAGATCGAGCAATGCGTCACGTCGCTGCGTGCGGTGCTGTCGGCACTTCAGGACGCCGAGCAGCGCCGCGCCGATCTTGAAAAGAGTGAGG encodes:
- a CDS encoding tRNA-uridine aminocarboxypropyltransferase, yielding MSKPPETIAAAPAEPIPECPHCQKPMPLCICDSVTPIENRLSLLILQHPQEQDRALGTARLLARHFADATVKVGLSWPSLSKALGRPVENAARWAVLYLGSARAADLEAEGEIVALNRKGEVADNQRAILGKLEGVVLLDGTWSQAKALWWRNPWMLKCQRVILNPAHPSRYGRLRKEPRSDGLSTIEAAATILAGLERRPDIADTLHASFERLLTRYREVQAEMPELAPKPAPKGRRDFRRRKRA
- a CDS encoding ABC transporter permease, which produces MDISLRYRRTVIGPLWITLTLAATIASVGTVYAALFKQDIGAFLPSFAVGLIVWTLIATTLQEGSNIFVASGHLIKAVPAPLIVHVLQMIARNVLIFAHHLVIVVLLYVVMPWPLHWNMLLVVPGFAILFLVLLGGAVALGMLCARFRDIGSAIVSGLQFIFFLTPIIWTEDSVRGTAFHWLTWGNPFATLLDLVRRPLLSQPTSAEQWLLGAVYAIVVTVIGLGCYARYRHRVAYWL
- a CDS encoding PspA/IM30 family protein, whose translation is MLSMSQSPRNAPSALRYRLAPDPAAKAALEATFRAYDRMMEILDEVARSHNVGSNVVLLHAHAYDPIRKQTALPSRLVTLGLRDRAEYRAAQGRRLPLDDKLAKIKGPATISIATVQGRFSVPFDYAGYAEGWGQSVPARLIRTDDGFEVHYGVTPNSLPEEENAMDTIAAAPENFLSRVGRLIAGIAYDAIEQAEGKNKLGVVGQAIREIERAESEARDALGAARAEEYRLNARRTEIEREMVDLAPKIEGAITDGRDDLARAGIARQMDLEAQFEVLSRAIDENNEKIEQCVTSLRAVLSALQDAEQRRADLEKSEAAASHQASTSPRKQGGSSAAAKALRAGRAVARATGVPPGIPYSSDIDELSTLHRDKEIAARLARLKSRS